In Tolypothrix sp. NIES-4075, the following proteins share a genomic window:
- a CDS encoding Cof-type HAD-IIB family hydrolase — MHKASATNSAATDIKLLVVDIDGTIAGESNNLSEKVLQAIAAVKAKKIQVAIATGRMYRSALRFHSRLNSTLPLLAYQGAWIQDPITQKIHRHLTVSREMAEKLLDYFEQPKLRSLLSVHFYINDELYVRELTRETEIYAERSGIVPIVVGDLRSSLSNEPTKILALCDDIDIIKDLLGNLRSLYTPAELYLTTSVATFFEATNPLVNKGTAVRYLAEEMLGLQRTNVMTIGDNFNDLEMLEYAGIGVAMGNAPAEVQAIATWVAPSVEQDGAATAIEKFLL, encoded by the coding sequence ATGCATAAAGCATCTGCCACTAACTCAGCGGCAACAGACATTAAACTACTAGTTGTAGATATTGATGGTACGATCGCCGGCGAATCTAACAACCTGAGTGAAAAAGTTCTTCAAGCGATCGCTGCGGTCAAAGCAAAGAAAATTCAAGTAGCGATCGCTACTGGTAGAATGTATCGTTCCGCCTTGCGTTTCCACTCCCGACTTAATTCTACCCTGCCGTTATTAGCTTATCAGGGAGCCTGGATTCAAGATCCAATTACCCAAAAAATTCATCGCCATTTGACTGTTTCCAGAGAAATGGCAGAAAAACTACTAGACTATTTTGAACAACCTAAACTGCGATCGCTTTTATCTGTTCACTTCTACATCAACGATGAATTGTATGTGCGCGAATTAACAAGAGAAACTGAAATTTATGCCGAACGTTCTGGTATTGTCCCGATAGTTGTGGGTGATTTGCGTTCTTCTTTAAGCAATGAACCGACAAAGATTTTAGCTTTATGCGATGACATAGATATTATCAAAGATTTGCTGGGGAATTTACGATCGCTTTACACCCCCGCTGAGTTGTATCTCACTACATCTGTTGCCACTTTTTTTGAAGCAACAAATCCTTTAGTCAATAAAGGAACTGCTGTACGTTACCTAGCTGAAGAAATGCTAGGATTACAAAGAACTAACGTCATGACTATTGGCGATAACTTCAATGATTTGGAAATGCTGGAGTACGCTGGCATTGGTGTAGCGATGGGGAATGCACCAGCAGAAGTTCAAGCGATCGCGACTTGGGTAGCTCCTAGCGTCGAACAAGATGGAGCTGCCACAGCAATTGAAAAGTTTTTGCTGTAA